A stretch of Chelmon rostratus isolate fCheRos1 chromosome 18, fCheRos1.pri, whole genome shotgun sequence DNA encodes these proteins:
- the blk gene encoding tyrosine-protein kinase Blk, whose product MGCACSDQKQVKDDKFYKRKHNSQLSSNHIARSGDTCLDNDDIVFVAQHDFKATNDSDLPFKKGDRLKVLQENGEWWVAKSLLTGQEGFIPCNYVARADTLEVEKWFYKDISRKETERLLLAPGNKPGAFLVRESETSPGSFSLSVRDHVQEQGDVVKHYKIRCLDKGGYYISPSNTFPSLQELVKYYTRTADGLCQRLYAPCKPKAPQQPWAHDEWEIPRESLKMVKKLGAGQFGEVWMGFYKNNQKVAIKTLKQGTMEPEAFLQEANLMKQLRHERLVRLHAVVTKEPILIVTEFMINGCLLDFLKTDEGKKLKLNKLIDMSAQIAEGMAYIERKNYIHRDVRAANILVSETLHCKIADFGLARIIESEYTAQEGAKFPIKWTAPEAINFGTFSIKSDVWSFGVLLTEIVTYGRIPYPGMTNPEVIRSLDRSYRMPCPEGCPKELYEIMMICWKQRPEDRPTFEFLQSTLNDFFIATEGQYEMQP is encoded by the exons ATGGGCTGCGCATGCAGTGACCAGAAACAAGTAAAAGATGACAAGTtctacaaaagaaaacacaactctCAGCTCTCATCAAATCACATA GCACGGAGCGGAGACACCTGCTTGGATAATG ATGACATCGTGTTCGTGGCACAACACGACTTCAAAGCGACCAACGACAGTGATCTACCCTTCAAAAAGGGAGACAGACTTAAGGTTTTACAAGA AAATGGAGAATGGTGGGTGGCGAAATCGTTGTTGACTGGGCAGGAGGGCTTCATACCATGCAACTATGTGGCCAGGGCGGACACGCTGGAGGTGGAAAA ATGGTTTTACAAAGACATAAGCAGGAAAGAGACCGAACGGCTGCTTTTAGCGCCTGGAAACAAACCGGGTGCCTTTCTGGTCCGAGAGAGTGAGACCAGCCCAG GGTCCTTCTCACTGTCAGTCAGAGATCATGTGCAAGAGCAAGGTGATGTGGTAAAACACTACAAGATCCGCTGTCTGGACAAAGGTGGCTACTACATCTCCCCCTCCAACACGTTCCCGTCCCTGCAGGAACTGGTCAAATACTACACTC GTACAGCAGACGGCCTGTGTCAGCGGCTGTATGCTCCGTGCAAGCCGAAGGCACCCCAGCAGCCGTGGGCGCATGACGAGTGGGAGATTCCCAGAGAATCCCTGAAAATGGTGAAGAAACTGGGGGCCGGGCAGTTTGGAGAAGTGTGGATGG GTTTCTATAAGAACAACCAGAAGGTCGCTATTAAGACCTTAAAGCAGGGAACGATGGAGCCGGAGGCCTTCCTCCAGGAGGCCAACCTGATGAAGCAGCTGCGGCATGAACGACTGGTGCGCCTCCACGCCGTGGTCACGAAGGAGCCCATTCTTATTGTCACCGAGTTCATGATCAATG GATGTCTCCTGGACTTTCTGAAAACAGACGAAGGCAAGAAGCTCAAGCTGAATAAGCTGATAGACATGTCGGCACAG ATAGCTGAAGGTATGGCGTACATCGAGAGGAAGAATTACATCCACCGAGACGTGCGCGCTGCAAACATCCTGGTCAGTGAGACCCTGCACTGCAAGATAGCAGACTTTGGCCTCGCCAGGATCATCGAGTCAGAGTACACTGCTCAAGAAG GTGCTAAGTTTCCAATCAAATGGACGGCTCCAGAGGCCATCAATTTCGGCACCTTCAGCATCAAATCGGATGTATGGTCCTTTGGGGTCCTCCTCACCGAGATAGTCACCTACGGAAGGATACCCTACCCAG GGATGACCAACCCAGAGGTGATCAGGAGCCTGGACAGGTCGTACAGGATGCCGTGTCCGGAGGGCTGCCCCAAGGAACTCTATGAGATTATGATGATATGCTGGAAGCAGAGGCCCGAGGACCGGCCAACTTTTGAATTTCTGCAGAGCACTCTCAACGACTTCTTTATCGCCACGGAGGGACAATACGAGATGCAGCCCTGA